AAAGGAATGGTTAATATCTAGACAATGGAAATATAACAGTATTGGCGCGTTGGGAGGGCCAATACTGTCTTCTTGTTTGGTTTACTTGTTAGTGGATTTATCTATTGAGCTTAGGATCCCACGTAGAATATTAAGTTCTTGATCTTCCGGTCTAGCACGGTTGAACAAACGCTTTAGCTTAGTCATCACCATGCCCGGATGCTGCTTAATGATAAAGCCGGTGTCATTCAAGGTATTTTCAAGATGCTCGTAGAATAACTCCATCTGCTTTGATGATGGGTAAATCGTTTCATCCACTTCTTCTGGCTGTTTTTCTTGCGTGTCTAGATATGTCATACGCGTTTCGTAGGCCAAAGTTTGCACTGCCATCGCAAGATTAAGCGAGCTATACTCAGGGTTGGCTGGAATACACACATGATAGTTGCACAATTGCAGCTCTTCGTTCGTCAGACCACTATTCTCACGACCAAATACAAGGGCTACAGGGCCATTCACCGACTCAGCCACCAATTTTTGTGCACACTCACGCGGGTCTACCATTGGCCACGACAAAGTACGCGAGCGCGCACTGGTGCCAATAGTTAGAGCGCAATCAGCAATCGCCTCTTGAAGCGTATCGACTTTAGTAGCCGCACCCAACACATCCGTTGCACCAGCCGCCAATGCACTTGCGTGGCTGTCCACTTCACATGCAGGGTCAACTAAATAAAGCTTAGATAACCCCATCGTCTTCATTGCTCTCGCAACTGAGCCAATATTGCCAGAGTGTGAGGTGTTCACTAATACAATTCGAATATCTTCTAAAGCCATTTACACGAGTCTCAAACAAAAATAATGGCGCAGTGTAGCATATCTCATTTGCGTTTATCCAAGCTCTACAACCAGAAATTAAAAATCTTTGCACAGCAAAGGAGTACAAAAAACAACCACAAAAATTCACAATTGGTTATTTACTTTAGAGAAAAAACCGCTAGAATACGCCGGCTCAAAATGATCCTGTTCTTTTACAACCTAAAGGTAATGCTATGCATCCAATGTTGAACATTGCGGTACGCGCTGCGCGTAACGCAGGTAAGATTATCCTACGTGCAAGTGAAGATTTATCGCGCGTTGAAGCCACTCAAAAAGGCACTAATGATTTAGTAACAAACATCGATACAGATGCGGAATCAATCGTTCGTGACACAATTTTAAAATCTTACCCTGATCACTCTATTGTTGGTGAAGAATTTGGTCATCACGAAGGCAAAGATGCAGACTACCTTTGGGTTATCGATCCTCTAGACGGTACGACTAACTTCGTTAAGGGTATCCCCCACTATGCTGTTTCTATCGCGCTAAGAGTTAAAGGCCGCGTAGAGCAAGCTGTTGTATACGATCCAATCCGCGACGAATTATTTACCGCTTCTCGTGGTCAAGGCGCGCAGCTAAACAACAAACGTATTCGTGTATCTAAGTCTATTGAATTACAAGGCACGGTGCTTGCAACTGGTTTCCCTTTCAAGCAAAAGCACCACATGGATGCCTACCTTGAAGCGTTCAAAGCACTATTCATTCATACAGCTGACATCCGCCGTGCGGGCTCTGCAGCACTCGATATGGCGTATGTTGCAGCAGGTCGTATGGATGGCTTCTTTGAAATTGGTCTTAAACCTTGGGATACAGCAGCTGGTGAGCTGTTAGTGAAAGAAGCTGGCGGTATGGTCACCGACTTTGCAGGCGGTGCTAACTTTAACCGTAGCGGCAACATCATCTGTGGCGCACCTAAGCTTTGCCAAGCGATTGTAAAAGAAATTCGTCCAGTATTAACTGAGTCATTGTTAAAATAATAACTCTGGCTTAGACAAAAGAGCCAAGTATTACCTTAGGCTAGTAAATTAATAAAGAGCTACTATTTCATTATGGTGGCTCTTTTTGTTTCCATCTCCTTTCGTACAACTCACGACGAGCCAGCCTGTCACTACCACAAAAACGACTCTTTTCTTCTTATATCCAAATCGCTAAATGCTGTTGCCAGCAGTACATAAGCACCATATGCTAGAGCTTCTCCATTTAAGCAAGGAAAAGTGATGGTAAAACTCATTGTTTTTGTATTTACGGTATTCGCCCCAATCGCACTTTCGCAACCAACAATTAATAATGCGCTACCTTTTCCTGATAAAAAACAACGAACAGAGATTACCACACAGCTATTTTCTGGAATAGAAAGCATCGATGCCATAACAATAACACTGCGCAATAAAACAAGACGTATAGACTGGAAAACCTACAAAGCCATAGCAAGTAAACGTATCATAAACTCAAATAATTGGGATACCTTATACCGTGCCCTAGACAACCTACATTATGGAATTTTAAATCGTCACTCCTATTTGATAGTTGATGAAAAGGCACGCAAAAAAGTCACTAGCTTCCCTAAGTGGCCGAAGCTCGAAATAGGCTATACATGGCCTCAAATTAGCTTTTTCTCTACAAGAAACCAAAAGTCAATCAGACTTATAAACGACCGTAGCATAGAAGATTTGTTTGAAGAGTTTTTCAACTTTTATTGTAATGACGTACATAAATCAGGTTGCCTGCGGCTGTTCTCCAGCTACATGAAATCGGGCTACTTCTTCTCTGGTGACCTAGATAAACTCGTCGTTAGTTACACAGATAACAGTTCAGATGTTTTTGTAAAACAGGGGCAACAAAAAAGCAAGCAGCAGGCTTCTTCTAAATGTTCAGAAATGTATTTACCGCTTGGCTTAAATTTGCTCTACGATGGCAGCCAGTCATGCCTATATGAAAGCGACGGTGCCTTTGTGCTTAAGATATTCTACTTTGGTAAGTGGGGTTCTCACAGCGATGATATCTATTGTGACGAAGCTAAAGAACCAGGTATGTGCTTCGATATTAGCGAAATAAAGCAAATTACACATCGCTCGTCGGCTAAACCCCTAATAGTAGATATCCAGAATAATAAAGGTGGTTCAGAAAATACGCCTTGGATCGCCGCTTTGACCAGAAATGGATTCAGAGATAATTTGGTCCAGTATCGAAATACACCGCTTTTGGCGAATAAAGAGATACGAGATAGTGCGTTTTACCAAAGTAAAAAAGCCGAACGTTGGTATCAGAATATTGTCGCTGACATCACCAGTCGCGATGACTTTCTGCCTCCTCGGCCTGACTTTTGCCGTGGCTCTGCCCAGTGCGACATTCGCATGATTGACTCGTCTTCTACGCCTATTAAGTACGAGTCCTTAAAACTCGTAGTCAATGCTGGATGCGTTAGCTCTTGTGATGATTTTATTTGGCGAACACGCCAGTATGCAAATGCGAAAACCTTTGGACAATTGCCGGCTACCGACGGCGCCTATGCCAGATTAACTGGTTACTTATTTATCACTAAAACAGGGAAGATAATTAATATTATCACTGGTGAAGGTGAGCACCCAGCAGGTGATAATGGAACTTTATTACTGACTTATCAGCTCCCTATTTCTAAAACAGTGAGCTTTGAGGGAGAAATGTTGGAAGGAAATGCTAGCGTACTTGACAACTTATTGCCTGTAAGCAAACTGAACTATGTTAATTTGGAATTAGATAACTTGGTAAATGCCTTGCGTGATTAAAGCATCCGATTAGCTAGAACAAGAAATACAGTGAAGCCGCTATATCCAAGATAGCGGCTTCACTGGTTTAAGAGCGTTCAGACCTACTTAATTTCCACACGGGCTGAGCGCATCACGATTTCATCGTTTAGCTCAATACCAAGCCCCGGCTCTTCTGACACTCTAAAGATACCGTTCTTAGGCTGTGGATCTTGCAAGCATAGTTCCCTGTTCCACTTTTTGATTGCGTAAGTATGGTGCTCATGGATCAGGAAGTTTGGGATCGCGGTTTCCAAGTGTAGTGAAGCAGCAGTTGCTACCGGGCCGCCACAGACGTGCGCCTGAATACGAATATCAAAGATATCGGCGTAATCACATACCTTCTTGGTTTCAGTAAAGCCACCACATAGGCCAATATCTGGCTGCAGTACATCGATACTTTGATCTTCAAAATAAGGACGGACACCCCAGCGGTTATATAAACGTTCACCACCAGCGATTGGCACAGAGGTCTTGTTTGCTACCTTTGCATGTAAAGAGTGGTTTAGATAATTCACTGGCTCTTCATAATACATACAATCAAATTCTTCAGCGATGTCTGCAATTTGAATGGCTGATGTCGCGCCTGGTAAGCTGTGGCACTCAAAAATAATGTCGACTTCATCGCCTACCGCTTCACGTATTGCTTTCATTCTTGCACGGTATAATTTCATTTCCGCGCGCGAGATAAGCTTAGTTCTATCGTAATAGGTGTTGCCATCTTTATCGTACTGAATTGGGTCAACTTTAACCGCATCGTAGCCTTCTGCAATGGCTTTATGTGCAGCTTCAGCATATTCGTGTGGTTGAACTAGTGCTTTAAACTCGCTGTCCCAGTCAAACTGTAATTGCGAGGCATAGGTACGAAGCTCAGGGT
This portion of the Pseudoalteromonas sp. GCY genome encodes:
- the trmJ gene encoding tRNA (cytosine(32)/uridine(32)-2'-O)-methyltransferase TrmJ is translated as MALEDIRIVLVNTSHSGNIGSVARAMKTMGLSKLYLVDPACEVDSHASALAAGATDVLGAATKVDTLQEAIADCALTIGTSARSRTLSWPMVDPRECAQKLVAESVNGPVALVFGRENSGLTNEELQLCNYHVCIPANPEYSSLNLAMAVQTLAYETRMTYLDTQEKQPEEVDETIYPSSKQMELFYEHLENTLNDTGFIIKQHPGMVMTKLKRLFNRARPEDQELNILRGILSSIDKSTNK
- the suhB gene encoding inositol-1-monophosphatase is translated as MHPMLNIAVRAARNAGKIILRASEDLSRVEATQKGTNDLVTNIDTDAESIVRDTILKSYPDHSIVGEEFGHHEGKDADYLWVIDPLDGTTNFVKGIPHYAVSIALRVKGRVEQAVVYDPIRDELFTASRGQGAQLNNKRIRVSKSIELQGTVLATGFPFKQKHHMDAYLEAFKALFIHTADIRRAGSAALDMAYVAAGRMDGFFEIGLKPWDTAAGELLVKEAGGMVTDFAGGANFNRSGNIICGAPKLCQAIVKEIRPVLTESLLK
- a CDS encoding mandelate racemase/muconate lactonizing enzyme family protein, producing the protein MKVNRVEVFDIHCPDRPAWTPVFVRIHTDEGISGVGEAGLAYDLGHSAAASMIKEMAEAFLIGHDPFQTELLWSRMLRESFWGLGGGPVVYAAMSAIDTALWDIKGKALNLPVYQLLGGKVNPELRTYASQLQFDWDSEFKALVQPHEYAEAAHKAIAEGYDAVKVDPIQYDKDGNTYYDRTKLISRAEMKLYRARMKAIREAVGDEVDIIFECHSLPGATSAIQIADIAEEFDCMYYEEPVNYLNHSLHAKVANKTSVPIAGGERLYNRWGVRPYFEDQSIDVLQPDIGLCGGFTETKKVCDYADIFDIRIQAHVCGGPVATAASLHLETAIPNFLIHEHHTYAIKKWNRELCLQDPQPKNGIFRVSEEPGLGIELNDEIVMRSARVEIK